A single genomic interval of Nerophis ophidion isolate RoL-2023_Sa linkage group LG11, RoL_Noph_v1.0, whole genome shotgun sequence harbors:
- the znf526 gene encoding zinc finger protein 574 encodes MMEADCIYVEAGQPEEVYTEHQYMCSECHLLFNTLEDVLIHQQIHTGQEGELEAGETILCETDQQGQQYQCLECGNILVNSEELLLHQEMHMKETAQPEYSEALVPEDSGAQSPQYQCLDCLALFDSPDSWLEHRRSHSTSATHSHMETMEYVLQPDGTVTPINNVPNFVLSEQQAGEILAQVFAQQQKKKTDHSEVSKSASRASLLPPVTSNPGLATMHLQILTAQALADGSSLLGQGKKGTRRVELRLAPSARSDTQWQAAEMVVIHPYECSECSLLFQSPEDLLQHQGEHFLGQEKESAEAGQIGGVEKAHKTDSLTMRQPNQFRIAEKKGAAWAKPQQCTLCDRTFNSANRLSAHQRVHEMGTHECNECGKVFKKETSLQTHLRSHSGVARYLCVDCGQCFTTEMTLIVHRKLHTSDPFHKCQFCNKTFANMTKYLYHRQTHLSLDASGAKSSIATTSVDAAPRRASQSTLAILQRVREKNVRLMPPLTEEEMENMDQDPSGRSEVARQEEKMIQVAAAAEVSAAKAPEDVAPGSSGSDPSLLSAKKTFTCHSCSKTFPSQMQFVYHRRKAHAVERSFVCGVCGKSFKKQIHMRNHSRTHTGERPFQCADCGKTFSSLANLRRHNLIHTGVKPYHCSLCNRSFSQSSNLRQHSRLHLGAAGLTCPDCPATFSNANRLAVHRYTHHPGSPAPFPCLHCAAGFVTGRRRDEHCLEQHPLLPPGGDATALNETGLEDCGVVTQGGLDCDICGKKLNSAANLRLHKLSHLGPGRLRGASMKRPKSHQCLICGKFFVSTSGVALHQRVHTGERPFPCQVCGKRFRQNTHLREHLRTHSGERPFRCEVCGKGFIQSMHLAEHRRTHTGERPHKCPYCSKAFKTFSNLRNHKKTHNRQQRPDKEVAAQVAAASSSSTVTVVEGSAVELAKGQPHLIQIQSSDGEKASPTIMCNEFGETIAIIESSEGGVVPFEQALEIFHTALENGLAMETVSIEGMHLL; translated from the exons ATGATGGAGGCTGACTGCATCTATGTGGAGGCtggccagcctgaagaggtctaCACGGAGCACCAGTACATGTGCAGCGAGTGCCACCTGCTCTTCAACACCCTGGAGGACGTGCTGATCCATCAGCAGATTCACACCGGCCAAGAAGGTGAGTTAGAGGCCGGCGAGACCATCCTGTGTGAGACGGACCAGCAAGGCCAGCAGTACCAGTGTCTGGAATGTGGAAACATCCTGGTCAATTCTGAGGAGCTGCTTCTGCACCAGGAGATGCATatgaaggagacggcacagccaG AGTACAGTGAGGCCCTGGTGCCTGAAGATTCTGGTGCGCAGTCTCCCCAGTACCAGTGTCTGGACTGCTTGGCCCTGTTTGACTCACCTGATTCTTGGCTGGAGCACCGCAGAAGCCACAGCACGAGCGCCACACACAGCCACATGGAGACCATG GAGTATGTGCTCCAACCAGACGGCACCGTGACTCCCATCAACAACGTGCCAAACTTTGTGCTGAGTGAGCAACAGGCTGGGGAAATCTTGGCACAG GTGTTCGCACAGCAGCAGAAAAAGAAGACCGACCACTCTGAGGTCTCCAAATCGGCCTCCCGCGCTTCCCTGCTACCCCCTGTGACGTCCAACCCGGGCTTGGCCACCATGCACCTTCAGATTCTAACCGCTCAAGCTCTGGCCGACGGCTCCAGCCTGCTTGGTCAGGGAAAGAAGGGCACCCGGAGAGTGGAGCTGAGGTTGGCACCGAGCGCCCGCAGCGACACCCAGTGGCAGGCGGCTGAGATGGTGGTCATCCACCCCTACGAATGCTCCGAATGCTCTCTCCTCTTCCAAAGCCCGGAGGACTTACTCCAACACCAGGGGGAACACTTCCTGGGGCAGGAGAAAGAAAGCGCAGAGGCGGGACAAATAGGTGGCGTTGAGAAAGCACACAAGACGGACAGCTTGACAATGCGACAACCAAATCAGTTTAGAATAGCGGAGAAGAAAGGTGCGGCATGGGCCAAGCCTCAGCAATGTACGCTGTGTGACCGCACCTTCAACTCCGCCAACCGCCTCAGTGCCCACCAGCGCGTGCACGAGATGGGCACGCACGAATGCAACGAGTGCGGAAAGGTCTTTAAGAAGGAAACGTCGCTGCAGACTCACCTGCGTTCTCACTCGGGCGTGGCCAGGTATCTGTGTGTGGATTGCGGCCAATGCTTTACCACGGAGATGACCCTCATTGTGCACAG GAAGTTGCACACCTCAGATCCCTTTCACAAATGTCAGTTCTGCAACAAAACCTTCGCCAACATGACCAAGTACCTCTACCACCGGCAAACACACCTCAGCCTTGACGCCTCTGGTGCGAAGAGCTCCATTGCTACCACCAGT GTGGATGCGGCTCCACGCCGAGCGTCGCAATCCACCCTCGCCATCCTGCAGAGAGTGAGGGAGAAAAACGTTCGCCTGATGCCCCCGCTCACAGAGGAGGAGATGGAGAATATGGACCAGGATCCTTCAGGGAGAAGTGAGGTGGCCAGGCAGGAAGAGAAGATGATCCAGGTTGCGGCGGCAGCGGAAGTCTCCGCCGCCAAAGCTCCTGAGGACGTCGCACCCGGCTCTTCGGGAAGTGATCCCTCCCTTTTGTCGGCCAAAAAAACATTCACTTGCCATTCCTGCTCCAAAACATTCCCCTCACAGATGCAGTTCGTCTACCACCGTCGCAAGGCGCACGCTGTTGAACGCAGCTTCGTGTGCGGCGTGTGCGGCAAGTCATTCAAGAAGCAGATCCACATGCGCAACCACAGCCGCACGCACACGGGCGAGCGGCCGTTCCAGTGCGCCGACTGTGGCAAGACCTTCTCGTCCCTCGCCAACCTCAGGCGACACAACCTCATCCACACGGGCGTGAAGCCTTACCACTGCAGCTTGTGTAACCGCTCCTTCTCGCAGTCGTCCAACCTGCGTCAGCACAGCCGGCTGCACCTGGGGGCGGCTGGACTGACCTGCCCCGATTGCCCCGCCACCTTTAGCAACGCCAACAGGCTGGCGGTGCATCGCTACACGCATCACCCGGGATCTCCCGCCCCGTTCCCGTGCCTTCACTGCGCCGCCGGCTTCGTCACTGGGAGGCGGCGGGACGAACACTGTTTGGAGCAGCACCCCCTGCTGCCCCCGGGCGGAGACGCCACAGCACTAAATGAGACGGGATTAGAAGATTGTGGCGTTGTCACACAAGGAGGTCTGGACTGTGACATCTGCGGTAAAAAGCTGAACTCTGCCGCCAACCTGCGACTCCATAAACTGAGCCACCTGGGTCCGGGGCGGCTGCGTGGTGCCTCCATGAAGCGGCCTAAATCCCACCAGTGTCTCATCTGCGGCAAGTTCTTTGTTTCCACCTCCGGTGTGGCGCTGCACCAGAGGGTCCACACGGGCGAGCGCCCCTTCCCCTGCCAGGTGTGCGGCAAGCGCTTCCGGCAGAACACGCACCTGCGCGAGCACCTGCGCACGCACTCCGGGGAGCGGCCGTTCCGCTGCGAGGTGTGTGGGAAGGGCTTCATCCAGAGCATGCACCTGGCCGAGCATCGCCGAACGCACACGGGCGAGCGGCCCCACAAGTGCCCTTACTGCAGCAAGGCCTTCAAGACCTTCTCCAACCTGAGGAACCACAAGAAGACGCACAACAGGCAGCAGAGGCCGGACAAGGAGGTCGCCGCCCAAGTTGCGGCGGCGTCTTCGAGCTCCACCGTGACCGTGGTGGAGGGTTCTGCTGTGGAACTTGCCAAGGGGCAGCCTCACCTCATCCAGATTCAATCATCTGATGGTGAAAAG GCCAGTCCAACCATCATGTGCAATGAGTTTGGGGAGACCATTGCCATCATTGAGAGCAGCGAGGGAGGGGTGGTGCCTTTCGAGCAGGCGTTGGAGATCTTTCACACGGCGCTGGAGAACGGCCTCGCCATGGAGACCGTTTCCATTGAAGGTATGCACCTGCTCTGA